The genomic region GACTAAATCCTTGCCAATGGAATGTACTCAGAAGTCATGCAGATAGTGACTATATTACTTTCTTGAagagatattatttttctttcaactcatctcttcctcctttcctccagaCAGAAGAGTTATGATGAGGACAAACTCAACACTCAACACTCTAGGAGATAATAGAGAGAGGTTAGGTGGACTGAACCTGGCCCTGAATGACCAAGACACACCAGCCGTCCAGAGAGTTCATTTTCACGTTGCTACATTAGCTTCCATTATTTGAGAACAAATTGCTATGGTATTTAAGCCACTGTATTTTGGCTTTCTCTGTTACAGCAGTTTAACCTAATTTCTAATTATGGTAGATTAACTATGGGCACAAATTCTTTGCAGCTATTTCCCTCAAGAGGTGGAGTCTTTCTTCATGCTTGCATTGGGGCCAACCCTTTGACACCATTGATTAGTATAATGTGGTAGAGAAAATGTGTAAGTTAGGAGTCTAAATTTCAAGAAACTGTTCAGTTTTACTTTCatacttaaaatatgtaataaagcTTGTCCATCCTCTGGAGGATGAAAGAGCATGTGGAGAAGAGGTGGACAGTAACCAGAATCCACAGTTAGAAATATGAGTTAGAAACATGAACCTTTCAGCCCAGCTGACCTTGCAGAAGGTATGCAACTTCATGAGTGGGCCCATAGGAAAGCAGTAAAGGAACTACCCCACCAACcacagaattatgagaaataataaacTGTTGTTTTAAGCATTGTGATATTTTGCTACACAACAATAGATAACTGATTAACTATACAGCTTTTATAATCTCTCTAATTGATCTATGGGCTGAACAGAATTTTCAGCTTCTTAGTGGCTTTCCTGAAAGCATTATTCACCTCTTTATTCCTTAGACTATAGACAATAGGGTTCAACGTGGGGACTATTATTGTATAGAACATAGATGCCATTTGGTCATTGTCCATAGAATGACTAGAACTGGGTTGTAAGTACATAAACATGACAGTCCCATAGAAGGTGGTTACAGCAGTGAGCTGTGAGGCACAGGTGGAGAaagctttcttccttccctcagcTGAGCACATCCTCAGGATGGCAATGAAGATGAACAGATAGGAGGTCAAGATAACTACAAGGGCAAAACAGACACTGAAAGCTGCTAAGGTAAAGAGCACAAtcttatttatatagatataaagGCAGGAAAGAGCCAAAATTGGGGGGATATCACAGAAAAAGTGATGGGCCACATTGGAATGGCAGAAAGAGAGGCAAAATGTGAATCCAGTATAGATGACAGAGTCAACAAAGCCCCAGACATAGCAGCTTACTGCCGTTTGAGCACACAAGCTTGTAGTCACAGCGGTGATATAATGTAAGGGCTTACATACTGCTGCCTGCCGATCATAAGCCATGGCAGCTAACAGGAAACAGTCTACACTGGCAAAAGCCACAAAGAAGAACATCTGAGCAACACATCCACCATAGGAAATGACTTTATCCCCTGTGAGAAACCCAGCCATCACACTGGGGGTAACAGCTGAGGAGTAAGCACAGTCCACCAGAGAGAGGTTACTGAGGAAAATATACATGGGAGTGTGGAGACGAGAGTCCAACAGAATCACCAGGAGCATCCCAAGATTTCCAATGAGGGTagtgagataaatgaaaatgaacattatGAAGAGAGGGATTTGCAGTTCTGGGCTGTCGGTCAGTCCCAAGAGCCTAAACTCATTCACCTTGGTGCTGTTCTCCATAGATACTATTTTGAAATTATGGTTCACCAGAAggcaaaatggataaattacttaTGCATGGAAAATGACTCAGAGCTCACCCAAGTCACCCAAATGACATGAGTGCACCATGACACCATTACCAGTACAGGGTTCCCAGTAACCCAGAGACTGGCATCTTCTGACCTCCATCTTTCAATGTGTAAGGGTACATACATACTTGTCAGTGCCTGACCCCACTGAGATATTCCAAATTACCACTCAGTTATCTTCAAACTGGCTATTGCTTATTTTCATGTAGGTTGAAGGTTTCTGTGATCTTCATTTTATTGCCTCAGAAAAGCAACATAAATGTTCCTgagctttaatttcttcatctgaaaaaacTAAGTGGGcattgtgtttcctacttttacTATATTACAAGATTCTTAGAGGAATTTTAAAAGGCACTTTGAAAACAACACAAGTATTTCCAGGGGCGGCATATTGTTATAGTGAAGAACATGGTGTCTGGGTGACCTATCTGCATTCAAATCCTGGCATTTCCACTTGCTAGCTGGTAATCCTGGGCAAGTCACAGCCTTTCCGTGTGTCAGTTTAAAACAGaggtgataataatagtacttcaCAAGGCTGTTTGGAGAATTTAATGAGTTGATATATTTGAATCACCCCAAATACTGCCTAATAGTGTGTAATAAATCATAAgttgtattattattaaataaatattattattattaatagtatgTATATAAGgctgttgaaaaaaataacaaagaaaccAACACAATTATTGGAACCATACTACTAAAGAAACTTATGTGGGTGAGTGACCTCATAACTTAAATTCAAATCTGTTTAAACAaacatactgttttaaaaatattaacaacaaaaaattgggGGCCAAACATCAGGAATGATAACAGGTACAAATGTTGAGATACTATCTTTCATGGCATGACTACTGCAAAAGGAATCTCTTGAAGGTTATACCAATTATTTCAGCCAACTGTATAATCTCTGTATAAAATAGCCTCCACAATTCTCAGAATCCAGGTTACATATCTGGCTAACCCTGATAAAGTCTTCCACAAAGAATCTCTTAATGCCAGAATTATTCAGCCCTGGCTCTTTCCCTCACGCTCCACATGTAGTCCATGAGCACATCTTGTTatctctaccttcaaaatatagcCTGAATTGATGTCCTTGTCACCACCTCCTGTGTACCCGCTCTAAGCCATGGCATCACTTAGGCCATGTGTGGTAAGAACTGAGTCCTGCAGTGGGTCACTGGAAAAGGtaagaagagaaaatcagagGTGAGATGCAGATATGGGAGCTGAAAGATGGTGGGAGCCAAGGAGTAGATATTAACGATGCCAAAGTTTTGTCTTTTCAAGTAGATAATAAATGTGTCCCATAGGCCATGTCTTTTTAAAGCTAACAACAATAAGATCAAtagagctcctgggtggctcagttggttgagtgtcagactcttggttttggctcaggtcatgatctcaggttcgtgatctcaggatcatgctctcagggtcatgagatcaagccccgcaccaggctccatgctcagcatggactctgcttgagattctctcttcctctccctctgctcctcctcccccactgctcacatgtgctctctctcactctctctcaaaataaataaatagatcttaaaaaaacaacaataatatcAACAATAATGGGTAGCCAGGCACTACTGTTACTTATTCACAGAAGTCTAAAACCTTTGATC from Zalophus californianus isolate mZalCal1 chromosome 11, mZalCal1.pri.v2, whole genome shotgun sequence harbors:
- the LOC113913540 gene encoding olfactory receptor 5B12-like encodes the protein MENSTKVNEFRLLGLTDSPELQIPLFIMFIFIYLTTLIGNLGMLLVILLDSRLHTPMYIFLSNLSLVDCAYSSAVTPSVMAGFLTGDKVISYGGCVAQMFFFVAFASVDCFLLAAMAYDRQAAVCKPLHYITAVTTSLCAQTAVSCYVWGFVDSVIYTGFTFCLSFCHSNVAHHFFCDIPPILALSCLYIYINKIVLFTLAAFSVCFALVVILTSYLFIFIAILRMCSAEGRKKAFSTCASQLTAVTTFYGTVMFMYLQPSSSHSMDNDQMASMFYTIIVPTLNPIVYSLRNKEVNNAFRKATKKLKILFSP